From the Candidatus Neomarinimicrobiota bacterium genome, the window TTCCAGATCAATAACCTGAGACAGAAGGGTGTAGCAAAACCGATTCTCAGGGATTATCTCATCAAGCTGGAATCAAACTTCCTGAGAGATTATGATGAGGAAAACTACCCCATCGACAGCTTTGAGGAGATCATTGAACTATTCACTACGTCGACGCAGTTGGATAAATTTATCACCTGTATTGAGGGAGTTACCTATCGTCTGCGGCAGTAAGTAGATAGCCTCGACTGACACAGTTCTGGCCCTTCTGGCTTACGCCGGAGGGGCTTTCTTTTTCAATTGACTGTCCACAGAATGAGGAGAAAACCCCAAGATTGAGTCCAGAACTTTGTAGTTTCCAGTGTGATGAAACTGGCAAAATGGTGGGAACCGATAAAGAATAACCGGGTTCTCTGTACCCTTTGCCCGCGATTATGCAAAATTGGAGATGGCCAATCAGGATTTTGTTTTGTACGTAAGAACGAGGGCGGTGAACTCGTCCAGACCGCCTACGGCCGCGCCGCCGGCTTTGCTGTTGATCCCGTTGAGAAGAAGCCGCTGAACCACTTTCTGCCTGGAACGCCCACACTCAGCTTCGGCACGGCGGGATGTAACCTCGGCTGCCGGTTCTGCCAGAACTGGGACATGTCCAAAGCGAAGCTGGACAATCTCCACTCTCGACAGGTGACGCCCCAGGAAGTGGTGCAGTTGGCCAAAAAACAGAAGTGTCCCAGTATTGCCTACACGTACAACGATCCCACCATCTTCGCCGAATTCGTTATCGATGTGGCCAGGGCGGCCCGCAAAGAGGGTATCAGGAACGTGATGGTCACCAACGGTTACATCATGCCGGAAGCGAGGAAAGAGGTCTATTCTTATATCGATGCCACCAACATCGACCTGAAAGCTTTCAGCGAAACGTTTTACCACAAGCTGACC encodes:
- the amrS gene encoding AmmeMemoRadiSam system radical SAM enzyme, whose protein sequence is MKLAKWWEPIKNNRVLCTLCPRLCKIGDGQSGFCFVRKNEGGELVQTAYGRAAGFAVDPVEKKPLNHFLPGTPTLSFGTAGCNLGCRFCQNWDMSKAKLDNLHSRQVTPQEVVQLAKKQKCPSIAYTYNDPTIFAEFVIDVARAARKEGIRNVMVTNGYIMPEARKEVYSYIDATNIDLKAFSETFYHKLTFSHLDDVLDTINWLVNETNVWVEITNLIIPGHNDDMGEIGEMVDWITDHLGDEVPLHFTAFHPDFKMLDTPAAPKSTLTKTRYLAMERGLKYVYVGNVFDSEGQTTFCPNCHKPLIERSWHSILEVNLDGTHCSCGQEIPVIWK